In the Enterococcus saigonensis genome, one interval contains:
- a CDS encoding GntR family transcriptional regulator — translation MTRAKKQPLYDQLVELLKEKIENEYEANMMLPSERELSDVYGLSRTTVRLALQELEKIGYIYRQHGKGTFVSDLKESSFNLQSMYSFTEQMKSLGRHPETNVLDFETIEANKFLANKFNVKLGTKLIKMKRLRSADGEPLMLERTYLPLSKFLSLTKEDLNHKALYDIFREDYNEVVKVAEEELFANIARPKDAPFLDIREGAPVLTLMRKTYNQANEIIEFTYSVARADHFRYKIVHHNGN, via the coding sequence ATGACCCGAGCAAAAAAACAACCCTTGTATGATCAGTTAGTCGAATTATTAAAAGAAAAAATTGAAAATGAATATGAAGCGAATATGATGCTGCCTTCTGAACGGGAACTATCAGATGTGTATGGTTTAAGCCGCACCACTGTTCGTTTGGCGTTACAAGAATTGGAAAAAATTGGCTATATTTATCGCCAACATGGCAAGGGAACTTTTGTATCCGACTTGAAAGAGTCCAGTTTTAATTTGCAAAGTATGTATAGTTTTACTGAGCAGATGAAATCTTTGGGACGCCATCCTGAGACAAATGTTTTGGATTTTGAAACCATTGAAGCAAATAAATTTTTGGCAAACAAATTTAATGTCAAATTAGGAACAAAGTTAATAAAAATGAAACGTTTAAGAAGTGCCGATGGCGAACCCTTAATGCTAGAGAGAACTTATTTACCATTAAGTAAGTTTTTGTCTCTGACAAAAGAGGATTTAAATCATAAAGCATTGTACGATATTTTTCGTGAAGACTACAACGAGGTAGTTAAAGTGGCAGAAGAAGAACTTTTTGCTAATATTGCACGTCCAAAAGATGCACCATTTTTGGATATTCGTGAAGGCGCACCAGTTTTGACTTTAATGCGCAAAACTTATAATCAAGCGAATGAAATAATCGAGTTTACTTATAGTGTTGCCCGTGCGGATCATTTTCGCTATAAGATTGTGCACCACAATGGTAATTAG